The genome window GAGCTGAGGTGATTTTAGAATGACACAGTTTGATGACCGCTCTCGCAAAACTAGCAGTCCGATTGATGATGGTAATTTTATGTATTTATAATTAATAAAACTACATATTGTTGCTGAAGCATCTAAAACTGCAGATATCTCAAAAAGATTCATCGCGTCTCCATTAAAGGCTACAAATACTTTAATCTGCAGGTTTTATTTTGTTGGTAATAGCATCCGCAATAGTATTTCCCTTTGTAAGATGCTGACTGGGTGGCCAACCTTCGCGTTGTTTCTCGCGATTACCATCTGTTGTTTCTGTTTGATCGTGCCAAAGGATAGTTTGCGTAGGAAATGGAATATCTATTCCTTCTTCATGAAAGCGTTTCTTTATTCCGCTTAACACCTTCCCCCTGATACGTAGCACCTCAAGCTGCTTTGGTGCTGTCCACCAACGTGCTCTTAGACTATTATAATATGCTCCTAATTCGACTATAATAACTTCTGGTGCGGGTTCCTTTATAATCGTATTAATACTACCTAATATTTCCCGGATTATTTGAGATGCTTTTTGTAGATCGTCACTAGAACCAATACCAATATCATATTCTGAACAACGCATCCCATAAGTAGTATTAACCGTAATCGCATTTGTATAAATTTCTCCATTGGGTATTAGAATACGACGCCCGTCGTATGATTTTAAAAAGGTTGTGCGTGTATCCACAAATTCCACTGCTCCCTCAAAATCTTTATACTTTATCTCATCACCAATTTTAAAAGGTTCCTGTAGAAGGATTAAAACACCAGATAAATAATTCTGTAATATATCTTTAAAAGCGAAACTAAGAGCCAACCCTCCTAAACCTAACCCTGCAAGTAAATCAGCTGGTGTAATAGAGGGAAAGATGACTGCTAAACTTATTAATATACCAGCTAATATAAAACCCCATTGGGCTAGCCTTGCAATCACGAGAGCTACATTATAATGACGTCTGTTTATCATTACATTCTTAATAATACTTCGAGCTAACTTACCCGCTATGAAAAAAATTATAAATACAAAAAGTCCAATCGCAAATATTGGCAACGCTTGTAAAAAATTTTGAAGAATTAAATTCAATTTTTGCCATATCGTTGTAATATTAGGTGCATGGATAGATAGCTTAGCTGTTAAATCATTCTCGATAAGTGGAATTCCATCAAATGTAATCATTCCATGTTTCCTTAAAATTTTATATCTATTTTTATAAAGTCACATTTTTAATTCGTACAATTTTTTAACTTCATTAAATCTTTTATCAAAAATGCCGTGATCTTGAGGAGATTGTAATTTGTCTTTGGTCATTTCTGCTAAGATATGTGCTTGCGAATTTAACAAGCGCATAAATTCTGTATTTGCAGTTCTTTCAAACATTTCTTTTATGACTTTTATCATATGTAAGGATGTGTTTCGGTCGCGACTAACATAAGGAAATATTTGCCCGAAAATTCTTTCTAAGTAAATCGAAAGTGTGACTGGGTACATGATTACGCGTATCTTGTTATTTTTATCGTATTTATTTTTGTGCTGTATTTGCCTTGTTGAAAACAACTCAATACTACTCTGTAACCAATTAATTGCTGTTATCGCAGTAAATGGGTCATTAATTCCTGGAGAAAGAGCGCGAGCAATTATTTCAGCTATTTCATCTGACAGTAACAAGAAGTCTTGACTTTGATCCCTTTCCTGACCTATAGCAAAAAACGTTGCAAATGATTTTTGAGTTTCTTCATCCATTTCCTTATTAATGTACATTAAGGGCGTTTGGAGAGTTACAAAATCACCTGGTTGACGTTTAATTTCTATGACACATTCTTTTTCAACAGAGAGATTGCAAATACCTTCGATATCAAAAATACGAATATATCCCGAATGGTTAGGAAAAATTGGGTTTGCACTGATAGAAAAATTTGTAGACCGATTTTTTTCCTGCTCTAGAGGCGGGTCAGCTATAAGATCTACCAATAGCGGGTACTCTTTATCAATCATTTTGGTTAAATCAAGCCCAATTTTGGCAAGAATATTGTATACGTTGAAACTAGAAGCAATATGATGAATGAAAAAGATGAATACAGCTATATTGAATATTGCTAGTAGCATCGCGGTAAAAACTGATATATGTGGAACAAATGCTTTCACAATAGGCCATTCATTGCCATTCAAAACTAAGCGTAACACTAACAAACAATAGAGAAAGGTTGCGATAAAAGTGCCTAAAGTATATTGATTAACTTTATCTCGCATAAAACTATGAATTAACCTTGGGCCTATTTGACCCAATGCAAAAGAAACAGCCATTATAGTTATTGAAAATGTAACTCCCGCAACAGTTATCATTGATCCTGCGATTGTGGACAAGATGGCTCTGGCGCCTTGAGGCTGATTTGCAAAAAACAGAGTATTATTGTGAAACCCAGCTTGGTTTAACCACCAATCCAAAGAAGTAGTTGTTAAGGCAAGTAAAATAGCTAAGATAGCCATCATCAAGGGAATGAACCAATAACTTGCTCGAATATATGCCAATATATTCATCAAATATGTTTTCATGTGTCCTTAATGAAATCTATGGAATTAATTTCAATAATTAACGATTGTTAAATATTATATCTTTTTTATTTAATTGTTATTAGGAGGATTTCAAGTTTATGCAAAAAAAAACATCGAAAGTTGAATAATATATAAATTTTTAATCAACCACATTTCCGATAATGCTCATTATAGGAAATGCCATAATTACCCACAGGGGGAAGACAAATGCTAATAGTAAAGATTATTTTTTAAATGTATTTAATAGATAAACTTATATGAGAAGGAAATTGCCCTTAAAAAGGTAAATCGCAAAAAACAATCAGCAGCAATATGAAAACGGAAACCCCATTATTACAATGTTTAGTAGGTAAACATGATCTGCCCCGAGTTTAGTAGACACTAATTTCTAAAGTCCACTTGCAAGCTCATATTGTTCGGGCGATTTATATCCAATAAATGAATGCTTGCGTTGCCGATTATAAAATACTTCGATGTAATCAAAAATAGATTTCTTTGCTTCATCACGAGTTAAATATTTTTCATGATAAACGCATTCTGTTTTAATTTATGAAAGAAACTTTCCATTGCGGCATTATCCCAGCAGTCGCCCTTGCGGCTCATGCTGCATTTAATACGATTTCCTTACGCAAACGGTTTAACTCTGTAATGAGATTGGTTTGATTACCGCTTTCATCAGTAATGGTTTGATTTTTATTTTTTTCTTCACTAATCCAACTGTATAGTGCTGATTCTTTTATTCCCAAATCTTGAGCTGTCTTGGCTATTGGTTGTGCGGATGATAATGCTAATCGTATTGCTTCATCTTTGAATTCTTTGTCGTACTTACTCATTGGTTACACCTCGTTTGATGGTTGATTCTATCAAATTTGGTGTCTACTGAATCGGGGTCAGTTCAAATAGCCAGGGCGGTTCCTAGAGTATTTCTTGGGATATGCGTTGATCTCGACAATATACAATTGTTTCAGACCATTTCATTGGCGGTGGTGTCCATGAAATCAATACTGGCTGGCAAGATATATGGGTATTATCTCTAAATTAGTTTGGTTGAAAATCCCCGCGTAGGTCAGCGCAACAACTAATAACAATGCTGTTGATTCGAGTGAGATTCAAACTGAATCACCATCTCCAAATGATAGTGTCATCCCAAAGTTTAACTCTAAATAAATTCCGAATTTCCATGAATTAAATTTATATAATTTATAGTGCGAATGTTTCAAAATAATAATTTAAGATATTTTTAAGGTTTTTAATGGGTTTTCGCAAAAATAAGTTTGGAACTGTCTGATAAATAGTTATTACTACTATGATTTTTTGTAACACATTTTTAAGTTCTTGCTAATCTCACCTTAAGTTAAGTTTCTTATACTATAGTTTTCCATGAGGGGTTATTTTGTGCCGGATAATAATAGAATTAGTACCGTATCAGAGTTGTCTCAAGATAGTCTAATTGACGAATTCTGGAGGGTTATTGCTGCAGAAGGAAGTGATATTGTTGCAACTTTTCTAAGGCAAAATGCGACTAAGTTAGAAGATCACATTCGTCATTTTAAGCTCTTGCAGCAATACGCGATAATTAAAACATTAAGTAACAGATTTCATTATGTTAATTTAAAATTAGTGTGTCAGTGGATGCACCAGGCAACGTTATTAGGTTTTTTGGAAATTAACGCAGGGGTTACAAATAATAAAATGCAAAGTATTGTTCGTTGTGTTGCAGAAGAAGTTTCTCGAAGGCAAAGACAGGACAGCAATATTAACACCAACAATAACAACAACAATAATAATAACAACAACAGTGAAAATGATCATATCTCTCAAATTTTTACCGACGAAGCTGAGGAGCAATCCAAGAAGCGCAAAGCTCCTGCAGCATTAATATTCTCGGATTCTAAATCTATTGCTGAACAAGAACACGATTTCAAAATCATTAATATTTTAAAAGATAAACGTTTAGCTTCTAATCCGATTAGAGATTTTTATACTAAGACTCCGCGATCTACATTACTAACAGTGAAAAACTCAAATACACGACCGGCAACGTTAGGAAATGTTAAACGTTCCAAAGCTTTATTGAATAAAAATGCGTATGTCCTGCGGAAAAATGCTCCTTCTGTAAGTATAGGGCCGCTTAAGGTGGCAAGTAATGATTCCAAGGCAAATGATGTAATTTCTGTAGATAACAATCCTGTTACAGTAGAACCTCTGGTACCATTTTACGCTCAAGGATTAGTGTCTACTTTATTTCAATCTCCTAAATTAAATAATTTATGTACTCCAATTTCTCCGGTTGCTGAAGCAAAATTTTCTACTGAATTTAATCCGGATGATTATTTGAATCTTGAATCCGATTCTGACGATGTCACTCCTAAATCTCCCCACAATTATAACTAAATAAAAGAGATGACGCTGAAGGAAAATCAGAAAGTAAACGTTAACCCGACGGCTAATGATTCAGGTGTACTGGAAATCTTTTTCATACTAACAGTTTGCTCGCAATTTTAGTGGTAAAGCCATACTTATCGACGCAAAGAAAAAGACGTGCTGTTTGGACCGAAATTAAAAACGATCGCTATACAAGACAGCTTCACGGGTGAGTAACTGTTCACGCTCTTCTAAGGAAGCTGTAATCATTTCCTCTACAATCACTATATACCTTTTTTGACATTGCGATGTCTTGCGCAATTAGCTCATGGTTATTGTTGTTAACATATTTTTCTCGCATGCCCTCTAAGTGTGTGATCGTTGCTTGCAATTGGGAAAAACAGTCATCCCCAAGCGTTAATACCATTTGCTTAAATGCTTCATTGTCAGCATCAACATAAATGCAGGCGGCGCTAATTTTTGTAATTCAGCTAAATCTTTAGCAATGATGGGAGTAGTAGGCAAATCATTAAGCCGCTGCTGTAAAGGGGCATTGATTACCCCTGCTAAATACGGCCGCCCGTGATAGTCTGCCAAAAGTGCACGTAACCGCTCATCATACCACTCGTAACTTTGGAGCAAACCGTAAGTATGTTCTTTTAATGCTAAAAAAATTGGTGGCAGCGTTGCACTGAATAGCTGCTTAGGTAAAGAATCAACATTTACCATATATTCCCTGATGCTCGAATTCCCTTTTTTTGTTAAACTAAGCACAGTACCTTTTTTGTTAAAGATAACAAAACTACAGAATTTTATGTGTTGCAACAATTGCCTTTATGCCAGTCTTATACGGAATTTAGTCATTAATGCCGTTAATATTGACTGAGTAATGATTGCCAGATAGGAATGGGAGAAAGAGCGGATACGAACAAAATCATAAAAATAATGAAATTTCACTGATAGGTTTATCATCACAGCTTGGATCATATGTCAATTTGAAATTTTTGTCCTTATCAAAACATTTAGTCGAGCGGAAGAAGTTATGTTGATGGCCAAAGTTTGTATCGTCAATACATGTTGTTAACATTGCACGCCAATCGTATAATTTTGGAGATATTGTTGATAAATGATTTAATTGTCGTTGTTGCCAATACTTTTCCCAGCAAGGATCTTCCCAAAATGGCGGGATTTGCTCTATGTCAAAAAGATCCTCAACCTGAGAATCTTCTTGAATCATGACAAATTTAAAAGTCTTTTCAATAAGTGCTTTAACATCAGGTGTTCCCTCTGCATAGATTTTATAGCATCTACGTAATTCTTTTTCAGTGACGCTACTAAATTGCGAATCATTTAGCTCGTCAATATTTCTTGCGGTATGTGATAGCGCCACTTTTTTGATATCTAGTGTGAGCGTTTGATTCTGATCTTTCAAACCGATACAAAAAATAAAAGGGATAAGATCACTCCCTTCTTTCATCCGTTTATAATTTTCTATAATTAAGCTGGTAATGATTGATTTACATTCGCGAGCGCCATTAATCCTTACCGTAAGCAAGTCTTTATACTTTTTATCTAAATATTTTATTTCATCAGATTTAATAACAGGAAAATTTACCCTTTCCCATGAATATGTTTTAATTTTAAATTCATTTAATGCGTCCATAACCCCATAATAACGAAAATCTCTTAAGCCAAAGACTACAACCTCATGAGAATCGCCAATAAGCTTTTTAACTGCGTTTTTTCTAAGCTGCATTAGATTGAATTTGGCTCCATAGGAAAAATAATCGACATTATTTTAGCCATTTGTAGTATATTTATCAATCAATATCCGCTATTTAATTTGTATATTATACAATTTATTACCAGATAGCAGATGATGTTAAAAATATATCTAGGCTTCTCAACTATACCTGGCTGTGCATATTTTCAACAATTGAGCTGACGCCTCGATTATCACAAGTGAATAGTTGATACATGCGATCCTGCAAAGCAACCTCCCAAAATTACCGATTCTCAGTGCTTTACCTGCATTAACCCAAGCCAAAATAAATTAGTTTTTGTTTAAAAATAATGTCGCTTTCATTCAAACAGCGTTTACGATCTTTATTGTCATAAATAGGTTGATCAAGATCAATGGTATTTAATTCCAGTAAACAATTAATATAATGAATTATATAGTAAATTGTGCTTATTACTTTACGGTATATATTTGCTCATTTCTTCATTTTTCTAATTTC of Gammaproteobacteria bacterium contains these proteins:
- a CDS encoding mechanosensitive ion channel family protein; the encoded protein is MITFDGIPLIENDLTAKLSIHAPNITTIWQKLNLILQNFLQALPIFAIGLFVFIIFFIAGKLARSIIKNVMINRRHYNVALVIARLAQWGFILAGILISLAVIFPSITPADLLAGLGLGGLALSFAFKDILQNYLSGVLILLQEPFKIGDEIKYKDFEGAVEFVDTRTTFLKSYDGRRILIPNGEIYTNAITVNTTYGMRCSEYDIGIGSSDDLQKASQIIREILGSINTIIKEPAPEVIIVELGAYYNSLRARWWTAPKQLEVLRIRGKVLSGIKKRFHEEGIDIPFPTQTILWHDQTETTDGNREKQREGWPPSQHLTKGNTIADAITNKIKPAD
- a CDS encoding DUF2254 domain-containing protein; this translates as MKTYLMNILAYIRASYWFIPLMMAILAILLALTTTSLDWWLNQAGFHNNTLFFANQPQGARAILSTIAGSMITVAGVTFSITIMAVSFALGQIGPRLIHSFMRDKVNQYTLGTFIATFLYCLLVLRLVLNGNEWPIVKAFVPHISVFTAMLLAIFNIAVFIFFIHHIASSFNVYNILAKIGLDLTKMIDKEYPLLVDLIADPPLEQEKNRSTNFSISANPIFPNHSGYIRIFDIEGICNLSVEKECVIEIKRQPGDFVTLQTPLMYINKEMDEETQKSFATFFAIGQERDQSQDFLLLSDEIAEIIARALSPGINDPFTAITAINWLQSSIELFSTRQIQHKNKYDKNNKIRVIMYPVTLSIYLERIFGQIFPYVSRDRNTSLHMIKVIKEMFERTANTEFMRLLNSQAHILAEMTKDKLQSPQDHGIFDKRFNEVKKLYELKM
- a CDS encoding IS3 family transposase; protein product: MKTECVYHEKYLTRDEAKKSIFDYIEVFYNRQRKHSFIGYKSPEQYELASGL
- a CDS encoding transposase, whose amino-acid sequence is MSKYDKEFKDEAIRLALSSAQPIAKTAQDLGIKESALYSWISEEKNKNQTITDESGNQTNLITELNRLRKEIVLNAA